One segment of Verrucomicrobiia bacterium DNA contains the following:
- a CDS encoding protein arginine kinase: MKIEDLLKSPGEWVKADGPNCKIVMSSRVRFARNIRDFPFPGWAKKAERQKLLGMIQPVVESLPEMADHFGDSMDNISAIHKQVLVERHLISREHAAKNVGSGVVINDRETISVMINEEDHLRMQTIKSGLQLKNIFKIIDKVDTELEEHLDYAFTPKLGYLTACPTNVGTAMRGSAMVHLPGMVLSDQINQVVQAVNKLGLAVRGLYGEGTEALGNVFQVSNQTTLGEKESEVIERLNKVILQIIEHEENARVTLLEKKPKLVYDQIGRAYGILSNAHTISSKEALNLLSLVRMGVDLEMFPATARVTVDEMFILSQPAHVQKAAARKLSAEERDIARAELIRAQLAGISKPNLSDRPPLESGTVEPE; the protein is encoded by the coding sequence ATGAAGATCGAGGATTTGCTGAAAAGCCCGGGAGAATGGGTCAAGGCCGACGGACCCAACTGCAAGATCGTCATGTCGTCACGGGTCCGTTTTGCGCGGAACATTCGCGATTTCCCGTTCCCCGGCTGGGCCAAAAAGGCCGAGCGCCAGAAACTGCTGGGGATGATCCAGCCGGTGGTGGAAAGCCTGCCGGAGATGGCCGACCACTTCGGCGACTCGATGGACAACATCAGCGCGATTCACAAGCAGGTGCTGGTGGAGCGGCATCTCATTAGCCGCGAGCACGCGGCCAAAAATGTCGGCAGCGGGGTGGTCATTAATGACCGTGAGACGATCAGCGTCATGATCAACGAGGAAGACCACCTGCGTATGCAGACCATCAAGTCGGGCCTGCAGCTCAAGAATATTTTCAAGATTATCGACAAAGTTGACACGGAACTGGAAGAACATCTTGATTATGCGTTCACACCGAAGCTGGGTTACCTCACGGCGTGCCCGACAAACGTGGGTACGGCGATGCGCGGTTCGGCCATGGTGCATCTGCCGGGCATGGTCTTGAGCGACCAAATCAACCAGGTCGTGCAGGCTGTCAATAAACTGGGCCTGGCGGTGCGAGGTTTGTATGGGGAAGGAACAGAAGCGCTTGGGAATGTCTTCCAAGTCTCCAATCAGACGACCTTGGGCGAAAAAGAGTCGGAAGTGATCGAGCGCCTTAACAAGGTAATTTTGCAGATTATTGAGCACGAGGAGAATGCGCGGGTCACGCTGCTTGAAAAGAAGCCCAAACTGGTTTATGATCAAATCGGTAGGGCGTATGGCATTCTAAGCAATGCACATACAATCAGCTCCAAAGAGGCACTCAACCTGCTTAGTCTGGTACGTATGGGGGTAGATTTAGAGATGTTTCCGGCGACAGCGCGGGTCACGGTGGATGAAATGTTCATCCTCTCGCAGCCAGCGCACGTCCAAAAAGCTGCCGCACGCAAGTTGTCTGCCGAGGAACGCGACATTGCGCGGGCCGAACTGATCCGCGCGCAGTTGGCGGGAATTTCAAAACCGAATCTGAGCGACCGGCCGCCCCTGGAGAGCGGTACAGTCGAACCAGAATGA